A part of Palaemon carinicauda isolate YSFRI2023 chromosome 8, ASM3689809v2, whole genome shotgun sequence genomic DNA contains:
- the LOC137645691 gene encoding major facilitator superfamily domain-containing protein 6-like: MFSKINKKLLPFKAYYFLKSGGLSFMPLYPVMASQKGITEEGLGIIWTITPITTASYNILTGTIADKFKIHRILMQINCVIMAIFMTAYFYLPSIPVEQEMTQGSLSAHCTRNDNQFIFCYHQYNDSVNEKLTFCNVENHFNTSKGMESCSMQCQISPEYSFPQAQNQEVSHVSQVSAFRIPSQDFCSKRKCFHLVDISAFKLINESCSSEFDITCSHSCPSDGKSNEMSLSDLLKTTGFWLTLSCLVISQGTFLSSSSLVDTLCHVALGKKGHKFGQQRLFGAMGLGLMALTGGAIVNYYSKGKPEPDYTAAVVITASFQIFSIIITKWINVTVPGKQEGTSSVGDVLYSLRFWLLVGTVLVTGLTYGTIWPFEFTYLDEVARQWDPAFDDSKLLQGFSLFVDCFIGEVLFCFFSAHIIKKITCEHTFTLTLAATALRVFLYSITTNPWLFLPIHILHGLSFGVFFANMITSTGKMAPKGAQATLQSAVTACFTLGRSLGALVGGILIRAIGGSRTYFIMGVIVSSYTIFYILFTCFILKKKSPETTGDHLGDYTNVNERRTQITNGLNEDERRDDQIFGSIHQLDAMS; this comes from the exons ATGTTTTCCAAAATCAACAAAAAACTTTTGCCTTTTAAAGCATATTACTTCCTTAAATCTGGAG GTCTGTCATTCATGCCGTTGTATCCTGTAATGGCTAGCCAGAAGGGAATAACCGAAGAAGGTCTGGGAATAATATGGACTATAACGCCAATCACAACTGCCTCATACAATATTCTTACTGGGACTATTGCAGACAAATTCAAGATTCACCGAATCTTAATGCAAATCAATTGCGTTATAATGGCTATTTTTATGACTGCATATTTCTATCTTCCAAGTATTCCTGTGGAGCAAGAAATGACACAGGGTTCTCTATCAGCTCACTGTACACGTAACGATAACCAATTCATTTTTTGTTATCATCAATACAATGATAGCGTAAATGAAAAATTAACGTTTTGTAATGTGGAAAACCATTTCAATACTTCTAAAGGAATGGAAAGCTGTTCAATGCAGTGTCAAATTTCACCCGAGTACTCATTTCCTCAAGCACAAAACCAGGAAGTATCTCATGTATCACAGGTCAGTGCTTTCAGAATACCATCTCAGGATTTTTGTAGCAAAAGAAAATGCTTCCATTTAGTCGACATTTCAGCTTTCAAACTTATCAATGAATCATGTAGCTCCGAGTTTGATATAACTTGCAGTCATTCGTGCCCCAGTGATGGGAAATCCAACGAAATGTCATTATCTGATCTACTGAAAACTACTGGATTCTGGTTAACCCTTTCTTGTCTCGTTATTAGCCAGGGAACCTTTCTCTCCAGCTCTTCTTTGGTCGACACATTATGCCATGTTGCGTTGGGCAAAAAGGGTCACAAGTTTGGTCAACAAAGACTGTTTGGAGCGATGGGTCTTGGGTTAATGGCTTTAACTGGCGGAGCGATAGTGAACTACTATTCCAAGGGCAAGCCGGAACCTGACTATACCGCTGCAGTAGTAATTACAGCAAGTTTCCAAATCTTCAGTATAATCATTACAAAATGGATAAACGTTACAGTTCCCGGCAAACAGGAGGGGACTTCTTCAGTAGGAGATGTTCTCTATTCGTTAAGATTTTGGTTATTGGTA GGAACTGTACTGGTAACAGGACTGACATATGGCACTATTTGGCCATTTGAGTTTACATACTTGGATGAAGTAGCCAGACAATGGGATCCCGCATTTGATGATAGCAAACTTCTCCAAGGATTCTCTCTCTTTGTAGACTGTTTCATCGGAGAAGTCCTATTCTGCTTTTTTTCAG ctcacaTTATCAAGAAGATTACATGTGAACACACGTTTACCTTGACACTGGCAGCAACAGCTTTAAGAGTCTTCCTATACTCAATAACGACAAATCCTTGGCTATTTCTACCAATTCACATTCTTCATGGCCTGTCATTTGGGGTTTTCTTTGCCAACATGATAACGTCAACTGGCAAAATGGCTCCTAAAGGTGCCCAGGCAACTTTACAAAGCGCTGTTACAGCATGCTTTACACTAG GCAGGTCTCTGGGTGCGTTAGTGGGTGGCATACTAATTCGAGCAATTGGTGGGTCCAGAACGTATTTTATCATGGGAGTAATCGTCAGCAGTTACACGATCTTCTATATCCTGTTTACTTGCTTTATCTTGAAGAAAAAATCACCTGAAACCACAG GTGATCATCTCGGAGACTATACAAATGTTAATGAACGTCGCACTCAAATTACGAACGGTTTAAATGAAGATGAACGAAGAGATGATCAAATTTTTGGAAGTATTCATCAGCTGGATGCCATGTCCTAA